Within Novipirellula artificiosorum, the genomic segment GTTTCGCCGGAGCCGATGCCACAGCGGGTGGCATGTGGACGCATACCGACACGGACTCACGCGTCGGACCGGGCGGAAGCATGGGTCGCGGCTTGGCGATCGGTGCGGGACCGAACGGATTGTCCCTGTCGCATTCGATCGGCGTGAACCACGGCGGCGTCGGAGTGGGACATAATTTCAATCTGTCGATCGGACAAAATGGCACGCATGTCAGCCACGGTGGCGTCCGGACGATCGGCGGTAATTCGCGAGTGATCGCGGGCGGCGGCACCCAACAAACGTTCGGAGGCATTTCGGGCGGCAGCAACGTGACGGGATTCGGAAACCATACCCATACTCACACCGGTGCCCGGACCCGTCGGTTCTTCCGCCGCTGGTAAGCCACCTCCCCAATCCATCGCCCGTTCCTTTCGGAAGGGGCATCAAACCTCAGCCCTCGACTTCGCAAAAACCATCTCTCTTTCAAGGAAACCCAATCATGTATCGCCTCGCTACCCTCGCTGTTGCTGCAATCACCACCGTGACTCTTTGCTGTGCTCAGCCACCTCTGTTCGATTCATCGGGCCAAGTCGACGTGGATTCGATTCGCCGCCAAGTCATGTCAGGCATGCCTGTCGGGCCAGCCAACGGCAACGCCCCGATCTTTGGGATGCCCCCCAAAACCACTCCCTGCCAAACTTGGGGAATCCAAGTGATGAAGGTCCCGGCACTGTTCACCCAATGCCACGACTTGCTGGCAAACGGCAACGGATTGCTGGTCGTTAAGGTTGCGAAAGGATCTGCGGCAGATCGGGCTGGCATCGAAGCCGGTATGGTGATGCTGTCGATTGACTCGCAGGACCTGAGCCGCATCCAAGATGTTCGCCCCGTGCATGACGGTGCCACCGTCGAGCTGTTGACCGAAAAAGGGCTACGAACCGCGGTAGTTGAATTGGCGACCATGTCACG encodes:
- a CDS encoding Do family serine endopeptidase; the protein is MYRLATLAVAAITTVTLCCAQPPLFDSSGQVDVDSIRRQVMSGMPVGPANGNAPIFGMPPKTTPCQTWGIQVMKVPALFTQCHDLLANGNGLLVVKVAKGSAADRAGIEAGMVMLSIDSQDLSRIQDVRPVHDGATVELLTEKGLRTAVVELATMSRAYSSASSPSLPNTALSNTGESVSVSNVNGQIRIQATLMTSRGAETIDIQGNRNDVDRQIDALPAEIADQLRRKVSY